In one window of Prionailurus bengalensis isolate Pbe53 chromosome B3, Fcat_Pben_1.1_paternal_pri, whole genome shotgun sequence DNA:
- the LOC122468829 gene encoding securin-like, whose amino-acid sequence MSRSWTLNGLSLPGTPPVKTLDGRSQVSTPGIGKMSDAHAALPKATRKALRTVKRATENSVKNDGPLKQKQPNFSAKKVTEKTVKAKNTVPALDDTYPEIEKFFPFNPLDFESFDLPEEHQIAYLLLNGVPLMILDEERELEKLLHLGPTFTSKDALSTMGV is encoded by the coding sequence atgagccgaagttggacactcaacggactgagcctcccaggcacccctccagtcaAAACTTTAGATGGGAGATCTCAGGTTTCAACACCAGGTATAGGCAAAATGTCTGATGCTCATGCAGCCTTACCTAAAGCTACCAGAAAGGCTTTGAGAACTGTCAAGAGAGCTACGGAAAATTCAGTAAAGAACGACGGACCTCTCAAACAGAAGCAGCCAAACTTCTCTGCCAAAAAGGTAACTGAGAAGACTGTCAAAGCAAAAAACACTGTTCCAGCCTTGGATGACACCTatcctgaaatagaaaaattctttCCCTTCAATCCTTTAGATTTTGAGAGTTTTGACCTGCCTGAAGAGCACCAGATTGCATACCTCCTCTTGAATGGAGTGCCTCTCATGATCCTTGATGAGGAGAGGGAACTTGAAAAGCTGTTACACCTGGGCCCCACCTTCACCTCTAAAGATGCCCTCTCAACCATGGGAGTCTAA